The following coding sequences lie in one Silene latifolia isolate original U9 population chromosome 5, ASM4854445v1, whole genome shotgun sequence genomic window:
- the LOC141655000 gene encoding uncharacterized protein LOC141655000 encodes MPDVSSTSSSSYEYFDDPLFLSQSDQPTASLVTTLFGGHDFLGWRREVLMALTSKNKDCFVDGTLVKPPKTDKKYSQWVRCDFMVRQWILNSLVSSIKDSLKYVNSARELWSELLERYGQASALEVYQLKKELEGISQDNASLVDYYAKMKNLWETLDGLDPIPLCSCGKIDQCTCSLLKKIIERENTAKLIQFLMGLNGGYDTVRSQILSMDPLPSINKALGFLQKIERQKQITESVHTISEATAYASYKVPEHKKNPGYSGKTDGNVFANDKYCDHCEKAGHTRATCFGLNKCPHCNKFGHNPLNCFVIKGFPNDKGKGKNKNGFKSGASVSNTATGTAATSSKKTANAADVSGFNSPLDDEVLVASDCSTSTSNANTAGFSSDVLNGIITSVIDQVMQRMSDHQPAGLSSSQFAGIVSHSFASSVHRSFVLNDWIVDTGASDHMTYDLKILTNVVTLKDPIKVGLPDGSVKLVHQMGTVNLTDKLRLFNVFYIPDFKQNLMSVSKLIDHNALSVVFNSTACLFQDLSSKLVIAKGQRVADLYRFYTKNSVINKSISNVIQQLLETRMSSENNKNFCLAAATSSLSLLHSRLGHLSVNKLKFVPGLKAVIKHDFSCETCILAKHHRLPFSICNKRAAACFDMLHIDVWGPYKVPSISGAKYFLTILDDYSRNTWTILFQNKDQVPGLFRDFLAYISNQFNKTVKTVRSDNGTEFLQQYCSGLFKSKGIVHQTSSVGTPQQNGRVERKHRHLLETARALKIQGNLPIKFWGDCILTATYLINLMPSPVIDNNTPFKLIFGTEPVYDNLRVYGCVCYATMPPTFSDKFGNRARKCIFIGYPHNQKGYRLYDVQLHKVFVSRDVVFKEQEFYYTNQQSEDMNISTMSLVNPASSTQILQNQTAEQSTPQDISLSTRSSPVTQSSEATSGDSPPIIIPTEVPVRTSSRPRQLSSWLKDYHCGQKLPAKNSGSANSVAFQAAICSQLQDYDPEYVASLASVMQEHEPYRYSEAQ; translated from the coding sequence ATGCCTGATGTTAGTTCAACTTCTAGTTCTTCTTATGAATACTTTGATGACCCACTGTTTTTATCCCAGTCTGACCAACCCACTGCCAGTCTCGTTACTACTCTTTTTGGGGGTCATGATTTCTTGGGTTGGCGTAGGGAGGTTCTTATGGCCTTAACTTCGAAAAATAAAGACTGTTTTGTTGATGGTACTCTTGTAAAACCACCTAAAACAGATAAGAAATACAGTCAGTGGGTTAGATGTGACTTTATGGTGCGTCAATGGATTTTGAATTCACTAGTTTCATCAATTAAGGATAGTTTGAAGTATGTTAACTCTGCACGAGAGTTATGGTCTGAATTGCTTGAGAGGTATGGTCAAGCTAGTGCCTTAGAAGTTTATCAATTGAAGAAGGAGTTAGAAGGAATTTCTCAGGACAATGCTTCTTTGGTTGATTACTATGCCAAGATGAAGAATCTTTGGGAAACTTTGGATGGATTGGATCCCATTCCATTGTGTTCTTGTGGCAAAATTGATCAATGCACATGTTCTTTACTCAAGAAGATCATTGAAAGAGAGAACACTGCCAAGTTAATTCAATTCTTGATGGGCTTAAATGGAGGTTATGACACTGTCAGGTCTCAGATTCTGTCAATGGATCCTTTGCCAAGCATAAACAAGGCTTTAGGGTTCCTTCAAAAGATAGAAAGACAGAAACAAATCACTGAATCTGTCCATACTATTTCTGAGGCCACTGCTTATGCCAGTTACAAGGTTCCAGAACACAAGAAGAATCCTGGTTATTCTGGTAAAACTGATGGGAATGTGTTTGCAAATGATAAATATTGTGATCATTGTGAGAAAGCTGGCCACACAAGAGCTACTTGTTTTGGTCTAAATAAATGCCCACATTGCAATAAATTTGGTCATAATCCTCTTAATTGCTTTGTCATCAAAGGGTTTCCTAATGATAAGGGCAAAGGAAAGAATAAAAATGGCTTCAAGTCTGGTGCATCTGTCAGTAATACTGCTACTGGCACAGCTGCTACTTCTTCCAAGAAGACTGCAAATGCTGCTGATGTTTCTGGTTTTAACTCACCATTGGATGATGAGGTTTTGGTGGCATCTGATTGTTCTACAAGTACTTCTAATGCTAATACTGCTGGTTTTTCATCAGATGTGTTAAATGGGATCATTACTTCGGTTATTGATCAGGTTATGCAAAGGATGTCTGATCACCAACCTGCTGGTCTTTCTTCTTCTCAATTTGCAGGTATTGTTTCACATTCCTTTGCTTCTTCAGTACATAGATCCTTTGTTTTGAATGATTGGATAGTAGATACTGGAGCCTCAGATCATATGACATatgatttgaaaattttaacAAATGTGGTCACTCTAAAAGATCCCATAAAAGTAGGGTTACCTGATGGTTCTGTTAAATTAGTTCATCAAATGGGTACAGTCAATTTGACTGATAAACTCAGGTTATTCAATGTATTTTACATTCCAGATTTCAAGCAAAACCTGATGTCTGTCAGTAAGTTGATTGACCACAATGCTTTGTCTGTTGTTTTCAACTCAACTGCTTGTCTATTTCAGGACCTTTCAAGTAAACTTGTGATTGCTAAAGGACAGAGAGTAGCTGATCTATATAGATTCTATACTAAAAATTCAGTCATTAATAAGAGCATTTCAAATGTAATACAACAATTGCTAGAGACTAGAATGTCTTCTGAGAACAATAAGAATTTTTGTTTAGCAGCTGCTACTAGTTCTTTATCTTTGTTACATAGCAGACTAGGACATCTATCTGTAAATAAACTGAAGTTTGTTCCTGGTTTAAAAGCTGTAATAAAACATGATTTCAGTTGTGAGACGTGCATTCTTGCTAAACATCATAGACTTCCCTTTTCTATTTGTAATAAGAGAGCTGCTGCTTGTTTTGATATGCTGCATATTGATGTTTGGGGACCTTATAAAGTTCCATCTATTTCTGGTGCTAAGTATTTTTTAACTATCTTGGATGATTATTCTAGAAATACATGGACCATATTGTTTCAGAATAAAGATCAGGTGCCTGGTTTGTTTAGAGATTTCTTAGCATATATATCAAATCAATTCAATAAGACTGTTAAGACAGTTCGTTCAGACAATGGGACTGAGTTTTTGCAGCAGTATTGTTCTGGTTTGTTTAAATCAAAAGGAATTGTTCATCAGACTAGTAGTGTAGGGACACCTCAGCAGAATGGGAGGGTGGAAAGAAAGCATAGACACCTTCTTGAGACTGCTAGGGCTCTTAAAATTCAAGGGAATCTACCCATAAAATTCTGGGGGGACTGTATTCTGACAGCAACCTATTTGATAAATCTAATGCCATCACCTGTTATTGATAATAATACACCATTCAAGTTAATTTTTGGGACTGAACCTGTTTATGACAATTTAAGAGTTTATGGTTGTGTGTGTTATGCAACTATGCCACCTACCTTTTCAGACAAATTTGGCAATAGGGCAAGAAAATGTATATTTATAGGATACCCTCATAATCAGAAGGGTTATAGACTCTATGATGTTCAATTACATAAAGTTTTTGTTAGTAGAGATGTTGTGTTCAAAGAACAGGAATTTTATTATACAAATCAGCAAAGTGAAGATATGAATATTTCTACAATGAGCTTGGTAAATCCAGCATCATCTacacaaattttacaaaatcAGACTGCAGAACAGTCCACTCCACAAGACATTTCCTTATCAACCAGAAGCTCACCTGTTACTCAGTCTTCTGAAGCAACTTCTGGTGACTCTCCTCCTATTATTATTCCTACTGAGGTGCCTGTTAGGACATCATCCAGACCAAGGCAACTTAGCTCCTGGTTAAAAGATTATCATTGTGGTCAAAAGCTGCCTGCAAAAAATTCTGGATCTGCTAATTCAGTTGCATTCCAGGCTGCTATATGTTCTCAGCTTCAAGATTATGATCCTGAGTATGTGGCTTCTCTTGCTTCAGTAATGCAAGAACATGAGCCATACAGATACTCAGAGGCACAGTAA